The sequence GGTCACGCCCTTGTGGGCGCGCAGCCCGGCGTACCGCTCGGCGAAGGAGTCGCGCAGCTCGCTGGTGGCCGGGTCGATCAGCTGGGTGTCGCCGAGGTCGATGCCCAGGTCGGCGGCCTTCTTGCGGATCTGGTCGAGGGGGCCGAGCAGGGTCAGGTCGCACACCCCGCGGCGCAGCAGCACCTCGGCCGCGTGCAGCACCCGCTCCTCGGTGCCCTCGGGGAGAACGACCCTGCGCCGGTCCGAGCGGGCCTGTTCGAGGAGCTTGTGCTCGAACATCATCGGGGTGACCCGGTCGCTGCTCGGCGTCGAGACCCGCCGGGCCAGGTCGGAGGTGTCGCTGTACCGCTCGAACAGACCGAGCGCGGTCTCCGCCTTGCGCGGGGTGGCCGCGGTCATCTTCCCCTCCATGGAGAAGAGGTGCTCGGCGGTGGGGAAGCTGGTGCCGGAGACCGAGATCACCGGGGTGCCGGGGGCGAGGCGGGCGGCCAGCGTGAGGATCTCCTCGCGCGGCACCTCGTCCAGGGTGAGCAGCACACCGGCTATCGGCGGGGTGCCGGCACTGTGCGCGGCCAGCGAACCGACGACCAGGTCGGCGCGGTCGCCCGGGGTCACGACCAGGCAGCCCGGGGTCAGGGCGCCCAGGAAGTTCGGCAGCATCGCCCCGCCGAAGACGAAGCCCAGCGCGTCCCGGGCGAGCCCGGAGTCGTCGCCGAGCAGCACCCTGGCGTCGAGGGCCTGGGCTATCTGGGCGACCGTCGGCGCGGACAGCGCGGGCTCGTCGGGCAGCACGTACGTGGGCACCGGCAGACGGTTCGCGACCCGCTCGGCGATCTCGTCGCGGTCCTCGCGGGCCACCCGGTTGGCGAACATCGCGAGCACGTCGCAGCCCAGCCCGTCGTAGGCCCGGTAGGCGTTGCGCGTCTCGGCCTGCACGGACTCGGCCGTCTGCCCGCGGCCGCCCACCACCGGGATCACGGAGGCGCCGAACTCGTTGGCCAGGCGGGCGTTCAGGGACAGCTCGTCGGGCAGCTGGGTGTCGGCGAAGTCGGTGCCGAGGACGAGGACGACGTCGTAGTCCCGGGCCACCAGATGGAAGCGGTCGACCAGCGTGGAGACCAGCTCGTCCGTGCCCTGCTCGGCCTGGAGCGCGGACGCCTCGTGGTAGTCCATGCCGTAGACGGTCGCCGGATCCTGGGAGAGGCGGTACCGGGCCCGCAACAGTTCGAAGAGCCGATCGGGAACGTGGTGCACGAGCGGACGGAACACCCCCACCCGGTCGACCTGCCGGGTCAGGAGTTCCATGACTCCCAGCTCGACGACCTGGCGGCCGTCGCCGCGGTCGATCCCGGTCACGTACACGCTGCGCGTCACGTGTGCACTCCGTTTCCTGTGTCTCGGCGGTGGTGTCTCGTCTGCGGCATAAAAATCGCCCACCAAGGTGAGCAGAACCCTCTTGACAATACCCCCGGTGCCGGATAAGGCGCCCGTCAGGACCTCACCTCCCCGGCGGACGTGGAACAATCGGCAATGGCTCACCGGCACCGACAGCGAGCAGGAGACACAGCACGATGCGCATCGGAGTTCTCACCGCAGGCGGCGACTGCCCCGGCCTGAACGCCGTGATCCGGTCGGTGGTGCACCGGGCGGTGGCGCAGTACGGCGACGAGGTCATCGGCTTCGAGGACGGCTACCGGGGTCTGCTCGACCGTCACTACCGCTCCCTCGACCTGGACGCGGTCAGCGGCATCCTGGCCCGCGGCGGCACCATCCTCGGCTCCTCCCGTCTGGAGCGCGACCGGCTGCGCGAGGCCTGCGAAGGCGCCGCCGACATGGTCGAGGAGTTCGGCATCGACGCGCTGATCCCGATCGGCGGCGAGGGCACCCTGACCGCGGCCCGCATGCTCTCCGACGCCGGCCTGCCGGTCGTCGGCGTCCCGAAGACCATCGACAACGACATCTCCTCCACCGACCGCACCTTCGGCTTCGACACCGCGGTCGGTGTCGCCACCGAGGCCATGGACCGCCTGAAGACGACGGCCGAGTCGCACCAGCGCGTGATGGTCGTCGAGGTCATGGGCCGGCACGCCGGCTGGATCGCCCTGGAGTCCGGCATGTCCGCCGGCGCCCACGGCATCTGCCTGCCCGAGCGTCCCTTCGACCCCGCCGACCTGGTCAAGATGGTCGAGGAGCGCTTCGCCCGCGGCAAGAAGTTCGCGGTCGTCTGCGTCGCCGAGGGCGCCCACCCCGTCGAGGGCACCATGGACTACGGCAAGGGCGAGATCGACCAGTACGGCCACGAGCGCTTCCAGGGCATCGGCACCGCGCTCGCCTACGAGCTGGAGCGGCGCCTCGGCAAGGAGGCCAAGCCGGTCATCCTCGGCCACGTCCAGCGCGGCGGCGTCCCGACCGCCTACGACCGCGTCCTCGCCACCCGCTTCGGCTGGCACGCGGTCGAGGCCGCGCACCGCGGCGACTTCGGCAGGATGACCGCACTGCGCGGCACCGACGTCGTGATGGTGCCGCTCGCGGAGGCGGTCACCGAGCTGAAGACGGTCCCCAAGGACCGGATGGACGAGGCGGAGTCGGTCTTCTAGCCGTCCCCGCTCTCGACGGCCGCCCAGAAGTTCTCGACGATCCGGTCGAGGAAGTCCCGCCCGGACTCACTGGCACCGCTGCTGCCGCCACCCCAGCTCAGGGTGGCGGCCATGTGCCCCTGGTAGTCCTTGTGTAGCTCCTGCAGCACGTCCTCCACGACGGCTTTGTCCAGGGGCGCCACCTTCATCACCGGTCGCACATAGGCCTGCCAGCGGGTGGTCACGGCGCTGTGCAGCAGTTCGGCGAGTTTCGCCTCGCGGCCCGTGACGGCGACGAAGTCGGGCAGGGCCAGCTCCAGTACACGCGCGAGCGCGGCCGACTGACGTTCGCTCCCCGGCCACTGCTCGCTCTCCTCCGCCCGCAGGTACGCCCGCAGGTCCATGCCGACGGCGTGGGCGACGTCCTCGGGTGCGACGGCCCGGGTGATCCGGTGTTCGCGCAGGCTCCGGGGCCGGCCGAGGAGTTCTCCCGGCGAACACCACAACACGCCGGCGAGGGCGGTGAGTTCGGGGTTGCTGGGGGCGGTGACCCCGCGTTCCCAGGCGATGACGAGGTCCGGGGTGACGTACGGCAGCCCGTACGAGGCACGCATGCCGTAGGCGACGTGCTCGGGCCCCATGCCGAGGGCGGCGCGGAGCCTGCGGGCGGCCGGGGCGTTGAACGGGGGAGCTGAGGGTTGGCGCACCCCGCACAAGCTAGGGGCGCCGCGACCCCGTGGCTACGGTCTGTTCGGACAGGATCACAGGTTGTAGGAACGTACGGTTCCGGCCGTTCGGTATGTACCGGCCGTTCGGAATGTAACGGACGTATCACCCCGGCACCTCATCCCTTGACCGCCCCGCCCAGCGCGAACCCACCCCCCAGCCGCCGCGCCACCAGCACGTACAACAGGATCACCGGCGTCGAGTAGATCACCGAGAAGGCGGCGAGCTGCCCGTACGCCACCATCCCCCGGTTGCCGAAGAACTCGTTGATGCTGACCGAGGCCGGCATCTGGTCCGGCGTGAGCAGGAGCATGAAGGGGACGAAGAAGTTCCCCCACATCATCACGAACGAGAACACGGTGACGACGGCGAGGCCCGGCCCCATCAGCGGCAGCACGATCCGCACGAGGGACTGCAGCGACGATGCCCCGTCCGTCCAGGCCGCCTCCTCCAGCTCCTTCGGGACCCCGTCCATGAAGTTCTTCATCAGCCAGATGGCGAAGGGCAGCTGGGAGGCGGCGAAGAAGAAGATCGTCCCCTGCGGGGTGTCGATCAGATCCACGCGGACGAACAGCGCGTAGACCGGCACCATGATCGCGGTGATCGGCAGACTCGTCGCGAACAGGATCGTCAGCAGGAACGGCCGGTTCAGCCGGGACCGGAAACGGGACAGCGGATAGGCGGCGAGGGCCGCGCAGACGACGGTCAGCGCGGTGGCTCCCCCGCACAGGATCAAGCTGTTGAGCAGCGGGGTGTACAGGATGTCCGGGGTCAGGACCGCGTCGAAGTTGCCGAAGGTGAGCCCGTCGGGAACCTTGACCTTCAGATCGGGGTGCGGGTCCACGCAGGACAGCAGCACCCAGGCGAGCGGCAGCGCGAAGGCGAGGGCCACGGCGATCAGCTCGGCATCGGCGGCGAGCCGGCGGGAGGGACGGCTGCGGGACATGGCTGCTCCTACACCTCCGTCCGCAGCAGACGCAGATAGACGACGGAGAACAGGGAGCCGACGAGCAGCAGGAGCAGGGCGACGGCGGTGCCGTACCCGATCATGCTGTTCTGGAAGGCCTGTTCGTACATGAACAGCGGCAGGGTCTGGCTCTTGTCGCCGGGCCCGCCCCTGGTCATCACCCAGATCAGCCCGAACACGGAGAGCGTCTGCAGGGTGTTCAGCATGAGGTTGGTGCCGATCGACCGGCGGATCATCGGCAGGGTGATGTGCCACAGCCGCCGCCACCCGCCCGCCCCGTCCACCTCGGCGGCCTCCGTGATCTCGCTCGGGATCTCGTCCAGCGCGGCGGAGTAGACGAGCATCGAGAACGCCGTACCGCGCCAGACGTTGGCGAAGGAGACGGCGAGGATGGGCAGGGTGAACAGCCAGTTCTGCCGCGGGAGATGGAGCCAGTGCAGGATGGCGTTCAGGGTCCCCTCACGCCGGAAGAACGCGTACAGCAGAAAGCCCGCGACGACCTCCGGCAGCACCCAGGCGGTGATCACGACCCCGCCCGTCAGGGTGCGCACGGGCTTGGAGGCGCGCTTCATCAGCGCCGCGAGGGCCAGCCCCAGCGTGTTCTGCCCGACCAGCGAGGACAGCACGGTGAACACCAGGGTCAGCCAGACGGCGTTCAGGAACGCGTCGTCCCGCAACGCCCTGCGGAAGTTGGCGAAGCCGACGAACGAGGAGTGCGCCTGGCCGGTGAGCTGCAGATCGGTGAAGGCGATGTAGACGCAGTAGGCGATGGGGCCGGCGAGGAAGAGGAGCAGCAGGACCAGGGCAGGGGCGACGGGCAGGGCCCTGCTGATCCGCCGGTGCGGCCTCATTTCCGGATCACTTGGCCGTCGGTGACGTCCTTCAGTGTGGCGTCGTAGCCGCTCGCCGCCTTCTCGGCGGACTGATCACCGGTGGTCACTCCCTCCATGGCCTCCTGGACGGCGGTCGACACCTTCGGGTACGCGGGATAGGCGGGCCGGTAATGCGTGCTCGCGACCAGATCGGTGAAGAACTTGATGCCGGGCTGGGCGGTCGCGTACGCCGGGTCCTCCGCCACGTCCTCGCGTACGGAGATCCCGGAGTCGGCGACGTACCAGGCGCGGGCGTTGTCCTTCGTCTGCAGGGTCCTGACGAAGTCGAAGGCGAGGTCGGGATGGGCCGCCTTGGCCGGGACGGCCCAGGTCCAGCCGCCGGACATGCTCACCTTGCCGGGGGCCTGGCCGTGCTGGGTGGGCATGTAGGCCAGTCCGAGCCGCTTGGACCAGTCCTTCCACTCGTGCCCGCTGCCCGGCAGCCAGGCCTGCGGGAGCCAGGAGCCGTCGAGGTCGATGCCGAGCTTGCCCTGGGGGAGCAGCTCGCCGTTGACGGTGGTGGCGAAGTTGGGATCGAGGGCGTCGGAGACGTCGGGGCCGAGCTTCTCCTTGTACACGGTTTCGACGAACTTCAGCGAGTCCTCGAAGCCCTGGCTCCCGGCGATCCACTTCTTGCCGCCGCTGTCGTACAGGGGGTCCGACGTCCCGTCACCGGTGCCGTACAGGAGCATTTCGAACCCCTGCATGGTGGCCCGCTCACCCGCCGGTTTGCCGGTGTAGACGTTGAGGGGGGTGACGCCCGGGACCCTCTTCTTGATGGTCCGGGCGGCGGCGAGGACGTCGTCCCAGGTTCTGGGCTGCCAGTCGGCGGGCAGGCCGGCCTTCGCGAAGACGCGCCTGTCGAACCACAGCCCCCGGGTGTCGGTGCCGTCCGGGACGCCGTACGTCTTCCCGTCCGCGCCCTTGGCGGAGTTCTTGGCGGTGCCGATGAACCGCTGCCAGTCCGGCCACTTGGCGAGGTAGGGGTCGAGGGGCTTCAAGTAGCCGCTCGTGATGTCCGAGTTGATGAGGAAGGTGTCCTCGTAGACCAGGTCCGGCGCGGTCCTCGGCGAGCGCAGCATCTGCTGCAGCTTGGTGTAGTACTCCGAGTCCGGTGCCTTGATCGGGACGAACTCCACCTTCTTGCCGGGGTACTTCTTCTCGAACTGCTTCTTGATGCCGGCGAGATAGGTGTCCATCACCTTGATGGAGTTGTCGGTCGACTGCTTGTAGGAGACCTTGAGGGTGTTCGGACTGCTGCCGGATCCGTTGCCGCAGGCGGTGAGGGCGGTGGCGGCGAGAGCGGCGGTGAGGAGGGTGGTGAGGGCGGCGGTGGGGCGCACGGGCATGACCTCCTGCGGGCGCACTTCTTGGTGGCGTGGCGTGGAGATGGCTGCCGAGTGAACGTAAGAGGAGTGGTCTAGTCAGGTCAATGCGTGTGCGACAGATCGGGCCTCGGCGCGAGCCCGGGGCCGGACTCGGCGAGCTGGTAGTACTCGTCGTCGAGGAGGGGCTGAGCCAGGCCGTTGGAGAGTGCGAAACAGCCGTCGGCGACCAGGTCTATGCGGCACCGAGGTCCAAACGGAATTCCGGCTGAGCCGCCCGCCGGTATGCGAGCGTGGCGATCCGGTGTGCCTGCACATGGTCCGGGTGTCCGTAACCACCGGTGGGATCGTATGTGACCAGCGCCTCGGGGCGGATCTCCCGTATGACGCCCACGAGATGTGTCGCGGCCTCTTCGACGTCGGCCCGGCAGAGGGCCTTCGGATGCCGGCCCGCGGCCGAACCCGTCATTCCCGAGTCGCGATAACGTCCTGAGCCGCCCAGGAACCTGTGGTCTCGCACGCCCAGTTCGTCCATGGCGGCGGCGAGTTCATGTGTCATACGCTTCATAAACCCCTGCTCCTCCGGGGTAGGTGTGCGGGTAGATTTCGCTGGTGTTTGACTATCTCTCGCGGACTCTCGCCGCCTACGAGCACAGCCCCCTCAAGTACGAGACGGCCACGCGGGGCATGATTCCGGACAGGGAACTCGACCGGTTCACCTCGATGCTGCCGGAAGAGACGGGACCCGTTCTGGACGCCGGGTGTGCTTTCGGCCGTGACACGGCTCTCCTTGCCGACCGGGGTGTGACGGTGATCGGCATCGACCTCAGCGACTCCTTTCTCTCCCGGGCCCGTGAACTGCATCCGCGACTCGACTTCCGGCGCATGGATGTGTGCGCACTGGACTTCCCCGGGCGGAGCTTCGCAGGCGTCTGGTGCCAGGCGACGCTTCTCCACCTCAGGGACGACCATGTGCGGGTGGCCCTGTCCGAGTTCCATCGCGTGCTCCGGCCCGGCGGAGCCCTCTTCGTCAGCTTCAAGGAGGGCGAGGGAGAGGAGGAATTCGTGGAGTCCTTCAGCGCGGACGCGGCCCGGTTCTTCCGCTACCAGACAGCCGACCGGGTCCACGGCCTGCTGGCCGATGCCGGGTTCGTCCGGCCCGTGGTCCGCGCGGTCAACGAACGCGAGCGGTACGGCGAGGGCCATCGCGATCTCACCTGGCTGACGGCCTACGCGCACAAGACCTCCTGACCGCCTCTCGGGGCCGCCGTCGTACTCAGCCCCCGGGGGAGTGCCCGACGGGCGCGAGTTCTCCTCCGGCGACGGCCGCCAGCCGGGCCACCCGGTCGGCGGCCAGCGCGGCTTCCCGCGCGTCGAGGCCGGTGAACGCCAGGCGCACCGATCCCTCCGCCGCGTCGAAGGCGGAACCCGGTCCCACCTTCAGTCCCTGTTCGGCGAACCGGGCCGTCACGCATTCCTCGGAGGCACCCCGCCAGTGCAGCACCAGTGACATGCCTCCGCCCGTGAACCGCCATCCGAGCAGCTCACCGAGACGGCCGGTGAAGGCCCGCCGGGCCTCCAGCGTGGGTTCCACACACCCCTGGCGCAGCGCGGCGAGCGTGCGCCCGTCCAGGAAGCCGGCCCAGGTCCGCTGCCAGACGGTGGCGGGCCCGCCCGCGCGCAGGGGCGTCGGCAGCTCCTCGCCCTCCGGCATGACGGCCCAGCCGATGCGGCTGCCGCCACCGCACAGCTTGGCCAGCGATGTGACCGACCAGCAGCCGGCAGGCGGGTTCTCGGGAGGGGCGAACCATCGATAGACCTGGTTGACCACCACCTGGTGGCCTTCACCGGCCAACGCCGCCAGGGCCGCCCGCTCGGCGTCGTTCAGCGACCGCCCGTCCGGATTGCGCTGCGGGCTGGTCACCCACACCGTGACCGGTTCGGCGTGGCCGCGTGCCGCGCCGGGCAGCTCCTCCCAGAACACGGGACGTACCGCACAGGCTCCGGACAGGACCGTCTCGATGTCGGCGAAGCCGGGCCGCTCCACCAGCGTGGTGCGGGTACGCCCCGACCACGCACCGGCGAACTGGCGTACCCCGCCGGTGATCACCGTGCGCTCCGCCGGGGCGGCGAACAGCTCCTCCAGCGCCGCCCGCAGGGCCGGATCGCCCTGGGGCGGCGGCGTGTCCCAGCACCCCGGCCGGTTCAGCGAACGGTCGTGGGCCTCGGCGAACCGGCGGACCAGGCCCTGCGGCCACGGGCGGGGCGGACCGGAGAGATCCAGCATCATGCGGAGGGCGCCGCGACCCGGCGGGCCCCGGAGATGAGCTGCTCGGGCAGCTCGTAGCCGACCGTCGCCAGGAAGGTCTCGTCCTCGATCCGGACGTACTGCCCCGACGGGACGTCGATCCGCTGAATGCCGGGGTCGATCCTCAGCGCCTTGGGACGCGCGGGCGCTGCCGCGGCTGTGCCGGGCCGGCCGGCGAGGAGGCCCTCGGCGATGTCCACGGGCACCAGACGGACACAGGTCCACGGGTTCAGGGCGAACGGAGCGGCGTCTTCCGGGCCCTGCCACGGCACCGCACCGAGCGCGAGCCGGTCCCGGTAGTAACCGTAGGCGTCGACGGCCTCCCGTACCGCGGAGACGAACCCGCCCCGCCGCCACCCCGTCCCGAAGGCGTGCACCGTGGTTCCCCGGCAGCGCCGGGTCCAGTCCGGCTCCCGCGGATCGGGCACCGGCTCCAGGGTCCGCACGGCGGGCATGCGGCACAGCCGCTCCTCCTGCGCCGCGGTCAGGGCCGTACCCGCCCGGAGCTGGTCCACGATGAAGCCGAAGAACCCTTCCAGACCGGCCCGGCGCAGCCGCGCGGCGAAGCGCGGGACGTCGAACTCCGCAAGGGTCAGCGCCATGAGGAGGTCGTTGGTGTCCTTGGCCGTCACGAAGTAGTCGCCGGCCGCGTTGTTCACCACACAGGCGAGGTTCTCCTCCGGGGCCAGCACCCGCAGCCCCGGATCCCCGGCGGGCAGGTGCGCGGTCAGGCCCAGCCGGCTGCTGTGCCGGACCGAGTAGTCGCCGAAGTGGATGTCCACGTTCAGCAGGTCGTCCGCGCCCTCCGGGACCACCAGCGGGAACTGGCCGTAGACGAGTTCCTCACTGGGGTCGTACTTGATCCAGGGGAGCTCCGCCTTCAGGTACTGGTAGCCGAACTCCCGGCGCAGCGCACGGACCAGCACACTCGCCTCGGCCCGGGTCCGGACGAACACGTCCAGGTCGCTGAAGTCCCGGACACCCGGGTCGGAGTAGGTCACGCGGGCGCCCAGGCCCTTGATCGCGAAGAACTGGAGTCCCGCGTCACGGGCGATCCGGTCGAGCATGCCCAGATTGGCATCCAGCACCTTGTGCATGTGCCGGATGCTCTCGGCCTTCGGCCGCATCACCTCCATGCACTGCCGCACACCCGGCTGGTCCTCGTACGGCGCCAGCCTGGACATCACGAGCGTGCGCATGCGCAGCGTCTCCAGGAAGCGGCCCGCCGCCTGGGCTCCCAACGACGCGATGGCGGCCAGCGACCGCTCCATGGTGTACAGCGGTTGCAGGCTGGACAGGCTGCGCAAGGCCGCCAGATCGTCCAGGATGGATGACTCAAAGCCCATGATGGTGTGTCCTCGTCGTCTTCTCGTGCCGGGGCGTTCCGTGTGCGGCCAGCGACTGGTTGAGGTAAGCGGCCACTCCGGTGACTTCCTCGCCCAGCCAGGCGGGCGGCGCGTACCGCCGCGCGTGTTCGGCGGTGGGGAACTCGACCTCGGCGGTGCACAGGCCGCTGAGCGCACCGCCGTACACGTCGACGACGACCGTGTGCGGCCCGTCCGGGATCCGGTAGCGGTCCTTGGTGAGCCGCGCCGCCTCGGTCGCGGGCCACAGCGCGTCGAACTCCTCGGCGCTGATCTCCCGCTCCACCTCCACCCGTGTGAGGCCGAGTCCGTGTTTGACCGTCAGGGTGTGCCGGCCGGAGGCCCGTCGCACCCGTACCTCGGTGCCGTCCTCGGTGATGGCGGCGTACCCCTGCTGGACGCGTTGCGCGGTCGCGCTCGCGGGCGGCACGAAGCCGTGAACGAGGAACTTCCGCTCAATCTCGTAGATCATCGTCGCTCCTTGTGCCGGCGCCGGCCCCGGCCAGCAGCCGGGGCAGCTCCCGCATGTCGTCGAACACCACGGCGCCCGCCTGCCGCAGGCGCTCCGGTGGCGTCAGCCCGCCGCCGTATCCGAAGCAGCGCATTCCGGCGGCACGGGCCGCCTGCACCCCGAAACCGCTGTCCTCCACCACGGCGCAGGCTTCGGGCGCCACTCCCACCCGCGCCGCCGCGTGCAGGAACAGGTCCGGCGCAGGCTTGCCCCGGGACACGTCGCCGGCGCTGAAGACACGGCCCGCGAAGCGCTCGTACAGACCCACGTGGCGCAGCGAGTGGCGCAGTTTGGCGTGGGTGCCGCTGGATGCCACACAGATGGGCAGCCGAAGCCGGTCGAGGGCCTCGACCACTCCGTCCACCGGGCGCAGTCCGGTCTCGAAGGCGTCCCTCAACCGGCGGTGGAACTCCTCGTCCCACGCGGTCGCGGTGGCCTCCCCGAGCCGGTCGGCGATGATGGTCCTGATCGACGCCGCCGACTTCCCCATGAAGAGGTCCACGACCTCCGACGGACCGAGGGGCCAGCCGAACTCGGCGCCGAGCCGGGTGTGGATCCGGACCGCGATGCGCTCACTGTCGACCAGCACCCCGTCGCAGTCGAAGATGACCAGTTCGACGGGGACGGGCACCGGGTGGTGTCGTTCCTTGTCCATGGTCAGCGGATGACGCCCTGACGCACGAGCAGGTCGCGGATGCCGGTGACCTTCTCCGCGCCGAGCCGGCGCCGGGCGATCTCCGCCTCGTCCTCGACCTGGTGTCCGTACTGCCACCAGGCGTCGCCCGTCTCGTTGTTCATCACCACGAATCGGTCCTTGGCCGCCGGACCGCGGACGATCAGCGACGTGGTGTCCGGCACCGCGGCGACCGAGTGCACCAGGGTGTGACGGATCACGTAGCCGGTGCCGGGCGTCTCGTCCCGCACCAGACAGGGCCGGCCGATCTTGGTGT is a genomic window of Streptomyces griseochromogenes containing:
- a CDS encoding carbohydrate ABC transporter permease; this encodes MSRSRPSRRLAADAELIAVALAFALPLAWVLLSCVDPHPDLKVKVPDGLTFGNFDAVLTPDILYTPLLNSLILCGGATALTVVCAALAAYPLSRFRSRLNRPFLLTILFATSLPITAIMVPVYALFVRVDLIDTPQGTIFFFAASQLPFAIWLMKNFMDGVPKELEEAAWTDGASSLQSLVRIVLPLMGPGLAVVTVFSFVMMWGNFFVPFMLLLTPDQMPASVSINEFFGNRGMVAYGQLAAFSVIYSTPVILLYVLVARRLGGGFALGGAVKG
- a CDS encoding ATP-dependent 6-phosphofructokinase → MRIGVLTAGGDCPGLNAVIRSVVHRAVAQYGDEVIGFEDGYRGLLDRHYRSLDLDAVSGILARGGTILGSSRLERDRLREACEGAADMVEEFGIDALIPIGGEGTLTAARMLSDAGLPVVGVPKTIDNDISSTDRTFGFDTAVGVATEAMDRLKTTAESHQRVMVVEVMGRHAGWIALESGMSAGAHGICLPERPFDPADLVKMVEERFARGKKFAVVCVAEGAHPVEGTMDYGKGEIDQYGHERFQGIGTALAYELERRLGKEAKPVILGHVQRGGVPTAYDRVLATRFGWHAVEAAHRGDFGRMTALRGTDVVMVPLAEAVTELKTVPKDRMDEAESVF
- a CDS encoding extracellular solute-binding protein; translated protein: MPVRPTAALTTLLTAALAATALTACGNGSGSSPNTLKVSYKQSTDNSIKVMDTYLAGIKKQFEKKYPGKKVEFVPIKAPDSEYYTKLQQMLRSPRTAPDLVYEDTFLINSDITSGYLKPLDPYLAKWPDWQRFIGTAKNSAKGADGKTYGVPDGTDTRGLWFDRRVFAKAGLPADWQPRTWDDVLAAARTIKKRVPGVTPLNVYTGKPAGERATMQGFEMLLYGTGDGTSDPLYDSGGKKWIAGSQGFEDSLKFVETVYKEKLGPDVSDALDPNFATTVNGELLPQGKLGIDLDGSWLPQAWLPGSGHEWKDWSKRLGLAYMPTQHGQAPGKVSMSGGWTWAVPAKAAHPDLAFDFVRTLQTKDNARAWYVADSGISVREDVAEDPAYATAQPGIKFFTDLVASTHYRPAYPAYPKVSTAVQEAMEGVTTGDQSAEKAASGYDATLKDVTDGQVIRK
- a CDS encoding class I SAM-dependent methyltransferase, which translates into the protein MFDYLSRTLAAYEHSPLKYETATRGMIPDRELDRFTSMLPEETGPVLDAGCAFGRDTALLADRGVTVIGIDLSDSFLSRARELHPRLDFRRMDVCALDFPGRSFAGVWCQATLLHLRDDHVRVALSEFHRVLRPGGALFVSFKEGEGEEEFVESFSADAARFFRYQTADRVHGLLADAGFVRPVVRAVNERERYGEGHRDLTWLTAYAHKTS
- a CDS encoding nucleotidyltransferase family protein; this translates as MGFESSILDDLAALRSLSSLQPLYTMERSLAAIASLGAQAAGRFLETLRMRTLVMSRLAPYEDQPGVRQCMEVMRPKAESIRHMHKVLDANLGMLDRIARDAGLQFFAIKGLGARVTYSDPGVRDFSDLDVFVRTRAEASVLVRALRREFGYQYLKAELPWIKYDPSEELVYGQFPLVVPEGADDLLNVDIHFGDYSVRHSSRLGLTAHLPAGDPGLRVLAPEENLACVVNNAAGDYFVTAKDTNDLLMALTLAEFDVPRFAARLRRAGLEGFFGFIVDQLRAGTALTAAQEERLCRMPAVRTLEPVPDPREPDWTRRCRGTTVHAFGTGWRRGGFVSAVREAVDAYGYYRDRLALGAVPWQGPEDAAPFALNPWTCVRLVPVDIAEGLLAGRPGTAAAAPARPKALRIDPGIQRIDVPSGQYVRIEDETFLATVGYELPEQLISGARRVAAPSA
- a CDS encoding aminotransferase class I/II-fold pyridoxal phosphate-dependent enzyme, yielding MMLDLSGPPRPWPQGLVRRFAEAHDRSLNRPGCWDTPPPQGDPALRAALEELFAAPAERTVITGGVRQFAGAWSGRTRTTLVERPGFADIETVLSGACAVRPVFWEELPGAARGHAEPVTVWVTSPQRNPDGRSLNDAERAALAALAGEGHQVVVNQVYRWFAPPENPPAGCWSVTSLAKLCGGGSRIGWAVMPEGEELPTPLRAGGPATVWQRTWAGFLDGRTLAALRQGCVEPTLEARRAFTGRLGELLGWRFTGGGMSLVLHWRGASEECVTARFAEQGLKVGPGSAFDAAEGSVRLAFTGLDAREAALAADRVARLAAVAGGELAPVGHSPGG
- the pta gene encoding phosphate acetyltransferase; the protein is MTRSVYVTGIDRGDGRQVVELGVMELLTRQVDRVGVFRPLVHHVPDRLFELLRARYRLSQDPATVYGMDYHEASALQAEQGTDELVSTLVDRFHLVARDYDVVLVLGTDFADTQLPDELSLNARLANEFGASVIPVVGGRGQTAESVQAETRNAYRAYDGLGCDVLAMFANRVAREDRDEIAERVANRLPVPTYVLPDEPALSAPTVAQIAQALDARVLLGDDSGLARDALGFVFGGAMLPNFLGALTPGCLVVTPGDRADLVVGSLAAHSAGTPPIAGVLLTLDEVPREEILTLAARLAPGTPVISVSGTSFPTAEHLFSMEGKMTAATPRKAETALGLFERYSDTSDLARRVSTPSSDRVTPMMFEHKLLEQARSDRRRVVLPEGTEERVLHAAEVLLRRGVCDLTLLGPLDQIRKKAADLGIDLGDTQLIDPATSELRDSFAERYAGLRAHKGVTVELAYDVVSDVNYFGTLMVQEGLADGMVSGSVHSTAATIRPAFEIIKTKPESSIVSSVFFMCLADKVLVYGDCAVNPDPNAQQLADIAVQSAGTAAQFGVEPRIAMLSYSTGTSGSGADVDKVREATELARSRRPDLKIEGPIQYDAAVEPSVAATKLPGSEVAGQASVLIFPDLNTGNNTYKAVQRSAGAIAVGPVLQGLRKPVNDLSRGALVQDIVNTVAITAIQAQNPSEKASEQ
- a CDS encoding DNA-binding protein, which translates into the protein MRQPSAPPFNAPAARRLRAALGMGPEHVAYGMRASYGLPYVTPDLVIAWERGVTAPSNPELTALAGVLWCSPGELLGRPRSLREHRITRAVAPEDVAHAVGMDLRAYLRAEESEQWPGSERQSAALARVLELALPDFVAVTGREAKLAELLHSAVTTRWQAYVRPVMKVAPLDKAVVEDVLQELHKDYQGHMAATLSWGGGSSGASESGRDFLDRIVENFWAAVESGDG
- a CDS encoding HAD family hydrolase, with amino-acid sequence MDKERHHPVPVPVELVIFDCDGVLVDSERIAVRIHTRLGAEFGWPLGPSEVVDLFMGKSAASIRTIIADRLGEATATAWDEEFHRRLRDAFETGLRPVDGVVEALDRLRLPICVASSGTHAKLRHSLRHVGLYERFAGRVFSAGDVSRGKPAPDLFLHAAARVGVAPEACAVVEDSGFGVQAARAAGMRCFGYGGGLTPPERLRQAGAVVFDDMRELPRLLAGAGAGTRSDDDLRD
- a CDS encoding CYTH domain-containing protein, coding for MIYEIERKFLVHGFVPPASATAQRVQQGYAAITEDGTEVRVRRASGRHTLTVKHGLGLTRVEVEREISAEEFDALWPATEAARLTKDRYRIPDGPHTVVVDVYGGALSGLCTAEVEFPTAEHARRYAPPAWLGEEVTGVAAYLNQSLAAHGTPRHEKTTRTHHHGL
- a CDS encoding carbohydrate ABC transporter permease, producing the protein MRPHRRISRALPVAPALVLLLLFLAGPIAYCVYIAFTDLQLTGQAHSSFVGFANFRRALRDDAFLNAVWLTLVFTVLSSLVGQNTLGLALAALMKRASKPVRTLTGGVVITAWVLPEVVAGFLLYAFFRREGTLNAILHWLHLPRQNWLFTLPILAVSFANVWRGTAFSMLVYSAALDEIPSEITEAAEVDGAGGWRRLWHITLPMIRRSIGTNLMLNTLQTLSVFGLIWVMTRGGPGDKSQTLPLFMYEQAFQNSMIGYGTAVALLLLLVGSLFSVVYLRLLRTEV